One part of the Micrococcus sp. 2A genome encodes these proteins:
- the rimK gene encoding 30S ribosomal protein S6--L-glutamate ligase yields the protein MKLAILSRSPRAYSTQRLKSAALERGHDVKVLDTLRFGIDLSTEEPDLTFRGRPLSSYDAVLPRIGNSVTYFGTAVVRQFEQMDVYTPNTAAGIMNSRDKLRATQILSRHQIAMPATVFVRNRGEVSSAIDMVGGAPVVIKLLEGTQGIGVILAPTKKVAEAIIETLHGTNQQVLIQRFVEESKGKDIRALVVGDRVVAAMRRSAQGDEFRSNVHRGGSVERVELTPEYEETALRAAHIMGLRVAGVDMLEGTDGPLVMEVNSSPGLQGIEAATELDVAGAIVDYIADQAGFPDIDVRQRLSVSRGYGVAEVAVHAGSEMVGESIEDSGLLAKDVQVLTLHRGTSVFPNPADSKVLEEGDRLLCFGKLENMRSLIPARSRRPKKVRKLPENPILEPVAEEAAAAPAAPALSATDPGTGSDA from the coding sequence ATGAAGCTCGCGATCCTCTCCCGTTCCCCGCGCGCCTACTCCACCCAGCGCCTCAAGTCCGCCGCCCTCGAGCGCGGCCATGACGTGAAGGTGCTGGACACGCTGCGCTTCGGCATCGACCTCTCCACGGAGGAGCCGGACCTGACCTTCCGTGGCCGTCCCCTCTCCTCCTACGACGCCGTGCTGCCGCGCATCGGCAACTCGGTCACCTACTTCGGCACCGCCGTCGTGCGCCAGTTCGAGCAGATGGACGTCTACACGCCCAACACGGCCGCCGGCATCATGAACTCGCGGGACAAGCTGCGAGCCACGCAGATCCTCTCCCGCCACCAGATCGCCATGCCGGCCACGGTGTTCGTGCGCAACCGTGGCGAGGTGTCGTCCGCGATCGACATGGTGGGCGGCGCCCCCGTGGTCATCAAGCTGCTCGAGGGCACGCAGGGCATCGGCGTGATCCTGGCCCCCACGAAGAAGGTGGCCGAGGCGATCATCGAGACGCTGCACGGCACGAACCAGCAGGTGCTCATCCAGCGGTTCGTGGAGGAGTCCAAGGGCAAGGACATCCGCGCGCTCGTGGTGGGGGACCGCGTGGTGGCGGCCATGCGCCGCAGCGCCCAGGGGGACGAGTTCCGCTCCAACGTGCACCGCGGGGGGTCTGTGGAGCGCGTGGAGCTCACGCCCGAGTACGAGGAGACCGCCCTGCGCGCCGCCCACATCATGGGTCTGCGCGTGGCCGGCGTGGACATGCTCGAGGGCACGGACGGGCCACTGGTCATGGAGGTCAACTCCTCGCCCGGCCTGCAGGGCATCGAGGCGGCCACCGAGCTGGACGTGGCGGGCGCGATCGTGGACTACATCGCGGACCAGGCCGGCTTCCCGGACATCGACGTGCGCCAGCGCCTCTCCGTCTCCCGCGGCTACGGGGTGGCCGAGGTCGCGGTGCACGCGGGCTCGGAGATGGTGGGCGAGAGCATCGAGGACTCGGGGCTGCTGGCCAAGGACGTCCAGGTGCTCACGCTGCACCGCGGCACGTCCGTGTTCCCCAACCCCGCCGACTCCAAGGTGCTCGAGGAGGGCGACCGCCTGCTGTGCTTCGGCAAGCTGGAGAACATGCGCTCGCTCATCCCGGCGCGCTCGCGGCGCCCGAAGAAGGTGCGGAAGCTGCCGGAGAACCCCATCCTCGAGCCCGTGGCCGAGGAGGCGGCCGCCGCGCCGGCCGCGCCCGCGCTGTCCGCCACGGATCCGGGCACCGGCTCGGACGCCTGA
- the rplI gene encoding 50S ribosomal protein L9 yields MAKLILTQEVAGLGASGDVVEVKNGYARNYLLPRGVATVWSKGGEKQVESMQNARAARAVANLEDAQALAAKLQGATVKLERTAGEGGRLFGAVQAADVAEAVEAAGLGSIDKRTVTLPAHIKSVGTHQAHVRLHEDVVAVIDLQVVAAKASKK; encoded by the coding sequence CATCCTGACCCAGGAGGTCGCCGGTCTCGGCGCCTCCGGTGACGTGGTCGAGGTCAAGAACGGGTACGCCCGCAACTACCTGCTCCCGCGCGGTGTCGCCACCGTGTGGTCCAAGGGCGGGGAGAAGCAGGTCGAGTCCATGCAGAACGCCCGCGCCGCGCGCGCCGTGGCCAACCTGGAGGACGCGCAGGCCCTGGCCGCCAAGCTCCAGGGCGCCACGGTGAAGCTCGAGCGCACCGCCGGTGAGGGCGGCCGCCTGTTCGGCGCCGTCCAGGCCGCGGACGTGGCCGAGGCCGTCGAGGCCGCCGGCCTCGGCTCCATCGACAAGCGCACCGTGACCCTGCCGGCCCACATCAAGTCCGTGGGCACCCACCAGGCCCACGTGCGCCTGCACGAGGACGTCGTGGCCGTGATCGACCTGCAGGTCGTCGCCGCCAAGGCCTCCAAGAAGTGA
- a CDS encoding succinylglutamate desuccinylase/aspartoacylase family protein, which yields MGEVEVRPGHRREVSLPISRLVTGAEVTLPVHVLHGRHDGPTVWVSAAIHGDEVVGIEVIRRVLQRLSPGRMRGTLLAVPIVNVLGVMAGDRYLPDRRDLNRSFPGAARGSLAARIAHLMMTQIISRCEVGIDLHTGADRRSNLPQIRCDLEDRRTRELAEAFGAPVLFHAKLRDGSLRAAARETGARVLLYEAGEGWRFDEYAIAPGVDGVLRVLTALGMVDGGDVGVALPPASAEDAAQAADVVVPLGDATTDVPEALDAMGEDAEIVHASVVDGEQDAPLTVWHSSWVRARADGLLHLEVTLGQQVRAGESIGALYNSFGRRLSDVKAELSGVVIGRTEAPLVHRGDALVHIGELGGRPGSTFPTPDGGRRLPPRVAEGDPEAARRSAEDDEG from the coding sequence CTGGGCGAGGTGGAGGTGCGCCCCGGGCACCGCCGCGAGGTCTCCCTGCCGATCTCCCGCCTGGTCACCGGCGCCGAGGTCACCCTTCCCGTGCACGTGCTCCACGGCCGGCACGACGGCCCCACGGTGTGGGTGTCCGCCGCGATCCACGGGGACGAGGTGGTGGGCATCGAGGTCATCCGCCGCGTGCTGCAGCGCCTCTCCCCCGGCCGGATGCGCGGCACGCTGCTGGCCGTGCCGATCGTCAACGTGCTGGGCGTGATGGCCGGGGACCGCTACCTCCCGGACCGCCGGGACCTGAACCGCTCCTTCCCCGGCGCGGCCCGCGGCTCGCTCGCGGCCCGGATCGCTCACCTGATGATGACGCAGATCATCAGCCGCTGCGAGGTGGGGATCGACCTGCACACCGGCGCCGACCGCCGCTCCAACCTCCCGCAGATCCGCTGCGACCTGGAGGACCGGCGCACCCGGGAGCTCGCCGAGGCATTCGGTGCGCCCGTGCTCTTCCACGCCAAGCTGCGCGACGGCTCGCTGCGCGCCGCCGCCCGGGAGACCGGCGCGCGCGTGCTCCTCTACGAGGCCGGCGAGGGCTGGCGCTTCGACGAGTACGCGATCGCCCCCGGCGTGGACGGCGTGCTGCGCGTGCTCACCGCGCTCGGCATGGTCGACGGCGGAGACGTGGGCGTGGCCCTGCCCCCGGCGTCGGCCGAGGACGCGGCCCAGGCGGCCGACGTCGTGGTGCCTCTCGGCGACGCCACCACCGACGTCCCCGAGGCCCTCGACGCGATGGGCGAAGACGCGGAGATCGTGCACGCCAGCGTCGTGGACGGCGAGCAGGACGCGCCCCTGACCGTGTGGCACTCCAGCTGGGTGCGGGCCCGCGCCGACGGCCTGCTGCACCTCGAGGTCACCCTGGGCCAGCAGGTGCGGGCCGGGGAGAGCATCGGCGCGCTCTACAACTCGTTCGGCCGGCGGCTCTCGGACGTGAAGGCGGAGCTGTCCGGCGTGGTGATCGGCCGCACCGAGGCCCCGCTCGTGCACCGCGGGGACGCGCTGGTGCACATCGGCGAGCTCGGCGGCCGGCCCGGCTCCACGTTCCCCACCCCCGACGGCGGCCGGCGCCTCCCCCCGCGCGTCGCCGAGGGCGACCCGGAGGCCGCACGGCGCTCCGCCGAGGACGACGAGGGCTGA
- a CDS encoding RimK/LysX family protein, with translation MTESKHTQVSIPAGVHTGHDGGADAPGARVGWREWVGLPGAQTPWIKAKIDTGARTSALHAFGIRRFEREGGDWVRFEVHPWQTSAADARVVEMPITDVRAVRSSNGNVQDRIVVVMPLTLMGRTVQAEVTLTHRDEMGFRMLVGRTTLAAAGLLVDPAASYLGGQPPRGVRRRNRGAL, from the coding sequence GTGACCGAATCTAAGCACACGCAGGTGTCCATCCCCGCAGGTGTCCACACCGGTCACGACGGCGGCGCGGACGCCCCCGGCGCCCGCGTCGGCTGGCGTGAGTGGGTGGGCCTGCCCGGGGCGCAGACGCCGTGGATCAAGGCGAAGATCGACACCGGCGCCCGCACCTCCGCGCTGCACGCCTTCGGCATCCGCCGGTTCGAGCGCGAGGGCGGCGACTGGGTCCGCTTCGAGGTGCACCCGTGGCAGACCTCCGCCGCGGACGCACGGGTGGTCGAGATGCCGATCACCGACGTGCGCGCCGTCCGCTCCTCGAACGGGAACGTCCAGGACCGCATCGTCGTCGTCATGCCGCTCACGCTCATGGGCCGCACCGTGCAGGCCGAGGTCACGCTGACCCACCGCGACGAGATGGGCTTCCGCATGCTCGTGGGCCGCACCACCCTCGCCGCCGCCGGGCTCCTGGTGGACCCGGCCGCCTCCTACCTGGGCGGCCAGCCGCCGCGCGGCGTGCGCCGCCGCAACCGGGGCGCGCTGTGA